In Tripterygium wilfordii isolate XIE 37 chromosome 23, ASM1340144v1, whole genome shotgun sequence, one genomic interval encodes:
- the LOC119993735 gene encoding ricin B-like lectin EULS3, with product MATTVVKTGKGIRVTVQVDVCGDQQTDSFRVFCMTNPNYSLSIRDGKVLLAPANSNDQNQHWYRNEKYGAGVKDEKGRTAFALVNKGTGQAMKHAAGDTQPVQLITFDPNVIDESLLWTNGNEWGEDCYSPIWMANNFQLNLDAETGIVKDGTPAVIYQWNGGAPNQLWKIIPHCHC from the exons ATGGCGACTACTGTTGTAAAGACTGGTAAGGGAATTCGTGTAACTGTTCAGGTGGATGTGTGTGGTGATCAACAGACTGATTCATTTAGGGTTTTTTGCATGACTAACCCTAATTACAGTCTAAGCATCAGAGATGGCAAGGTCCTTCTTGCCCCAGCTAATTCAAATGATCAGAATCAG CATTGGTACAGGAATGAGAAATACGGCGCAGGGGTGAAGGATGAAAAAGGCCGCACTGCTTTTGCTCTGGTTAATAAAGGTACTGGTCAGGCCATGAAACACGCTGCTGGAGACACTCAGCCG GTGCAACTGATAACTTTCGATCCCAATGTTATTGATGAGTCGCTGTTGTGGACGAATGGCAATGAGTGGGGTGAAGATTGTTATAGTCCTATCTGGATGGCtaataattttcaattgaatttgGATGCTGAAACTGGGATTGTCAAGGATGGTACTCCAGCTGTGATCTATCAGTGGAATGGTGGTGCACCTAACCAACTATGGAAAATTATCCCCCACTGCCACTGCT GA
- the LOC119992579 gene encoding NAC domain-containing protein 87-like, which produces MEEAVVLNRGDDLLDLPPGFRFHPTDEEIITHYLTEKIMNCSFSASAIGEADLNKCEPWDLPKKAKMGEKEWYFFCQKDRKYPTGMRTNRATESGYWKATGKDKEIYKGKGCLVGMKKTLVFYRGRAPKGEKTNWVMHEFRQEGKFSYHNLPKSAKDEWVVSRVFHKNNSTGGVQKSSPIHETLRVNSFGDDHFLDCSTLPPLMDPPYSTGTSSGLRNGGDGGNEFNSINTASMPRSSDGMNSQYQTTPSSIYTNQVPDMSNSLFSFHGSPNLGYLLHGGSSFPAGYGAIDGKQCKVEQFSSNQSMVSLSTQETGVSTDVNTNTEISSVVSRHSNKGYEDLEGPSVGTITDLDCFWDC; this is translated from the exons ATGGAGGAGGCTGTAGTGTTGAACAGAGGAGACGACCTCCTCGATTTGCCACCCGGGTTTCGATTCCACCCCACAGATGAAGAAATAATAACTCATTATCTTACAGAAAAGATCATGAATTGCAGTTTCAGTGCAAGTGCTATTGGCGAAGCTGATCTCAACAAGTGCGAGCCTTGGGATTTACCCA AGAAAGCAAAGATGGGGGAGAAGGAATGGTACTTCTTCTGCCAGAAAGACAGGAAGTACCCAACGGGGATGAGGACTAATCGGGCGACGGAATCCGGTTACTGGAAGGCTACCGGAAAGGATAAGGAGATCTATAAGGGAAAAGGATGCCTTGTTGGGATGAAGAAGACTCTTGTTTTCTACAGAGGAAGAGCaccaaaaggagaaaaaacCAATTGGGTTATGCATGAATTTAGACAAGAAGGCAAATTCTCCTACCACAACCTCCCTAAATCTGCAAAG GATGAATGGGTTGTGAGTAGAGTTTTCCACAAGAACAATAGCACAGGAGGAGTCCAGAAAAGTAGTCCAATTCATGAAACGTTGAGGGTTAATTCATTTGGGGATGATCATTTTCTTGATTGCTCTACGCTGCCACCTCTAATGGATCCTCCTTACTCTACCGGAACTAGCTCGGGACTCCGCAACGGCGGCGATGGGGGGAACGAATTCAATTCCATTAACACTGCCTCAATGCCAAGATCTTCTGATGGGATGAATTCCCAATATCAAACAACACCAAGCTCTATTTACACTAATCAAGTTCCTGATATGTCTAATTCGCTCTTCTCCTTCCATGGATCTCCAAATCTTGGTTACTTGTTGCATGGCGGTAGTAGCTTTCCGGCAGGGTACGGTGCCATTGATGGCAAACAATGTAAGGTTGAGCAATTCTCGTCAAATCAATCAATGGTTAGTCTGTCGACGCAGGAGACTGGAGTTAGCACCGATGTGAACACGAACACTGAGATTTCATCCGTGGTGTCGAGGCATAGCAACAAGGGTTATGAAGATCTTGAAGGTCCTTCAGTTGGAACTATAACAGATTTGGATTGCTTCTGGGATTGctga
- the LOC119993617 gene encoding U11/U12 small nuclear ribonucleoprotein 65 kDa protein isoform X3 has translation MQMQQIRNQGTERASSVESESETVVTLLIKHLPDAIPHETLSRLFSHYGASSVRPCSTGRMRNCAFVDFKNEPLAYQAQRQLNGLRFLGKVLSVERATKANRDNRQQLSEPQLQKDFAQTISSTKDGSVAKDPSDVSVLKALPVSEPVAPRLGVDYPFPPHFEYAYPPPDGNILTNIVNALIAVPRFYTQVLHLMNKMNIPAPFRMALPTPPLPSSAPEEPPPPPPTVDAKPHSQDLSSDESEMESSDEEVSDKASGAAKSARKRIRREAIVGPGVDKDVAHEAVGLKPATLVPKEIPVIKKKNPVLQIKIVPKVSQVENMDDSIMKEPDEPVKEELDYKPYATPEELESGKLPPEQILSLPMFKNYAAGNPASVLYIKNLAKDVAVDDFYFIFGSLFGSIDAAKSCLSVKLMQEGRMRGQAFVTFPSTELAHHALCR, from the exons ATGCAGATGCAGCAAATTAGGAATCAAGGCACAGAAAGAGCAAGCTCTGTGGAATCGGAATCAGAAACTGTAGTGACCCTTCTGATAAAGCACCTTCCTGATGCCATTCCTCATGAAACCCTCTCTCGTCTCTTCTCCCATTATGGCGCTTCCTCTGTTCGTCCTTGCTCGACTGGGCG AATGAGAAATTGCGCATTTGTGGATTTTAAAAATGAACCATTGGCTTACCAAGCACAACGTCAATTAAACGG GCTGAGGTTTCTTGGTAAAGTTTTATCAGTTGAGAGAGCCACTAAGGCAAACAGAGATAACAGGCAGCAGTTAAGTGAACCTCAATTGCAGAAGGATTTTGCGCAAACTATCTCTTCAACTAAGGATGGTTCTGTGGCCAAAGATCCCAGTGATGTTTCAGTGTTAAAAGCCCTACCTGTTAGTGAACCTGTTGCTCCAAGACTTGGTGTAGACTATCCATTTCCTCCTCACTTCGA GTACGCTTACCCTCCACCAGATGGAAACATTTTGACCAACATTGTAAATGCTCTTATTGCCGTCCCTCGCTTCTATACACAG GTATTACACTTGATGAACAAAATGAATATTCCAGCTCCGTTCCGCATGGCCTTGCCCACTCCGCCTTTGCCATCTTCAGCACCCGaagaaccaccaccacctcccccTACTGTAGATGCAAAGCCTCATTCACAAGATCTATCTAGTGATGAGTCAGAAATGGAATCTTCAGATGAG GAGGTCAGTGATAAAGCTTCAGGAGCAGCAAAGTCTGCCAGAAAGCGTATTCGTCGAGAAGCAATTGTAGGTCCTGGAGTAGATAAAGATGTGGCTCATGAGGCTGTTGGACTGAAACCTGCCACTCTGGTCCCGAAAGAAATCCCTGTTATTAAAAAGAAGAATCCTGTATTGCAG ATCAAAATCGTTCCCAAGGTAAGTCAAGTTGAAAATATGGATGATAGCATTATGAAGGAACCAGATGAGCCTGTGAAAGAGGAATTGGACTATAAACCTTATGCAACCCCGGAAGAACTTGAAAGCGGAAAGTTGCCTCCAGAACAAATTTTATCCCTTCCAATGTTTAAg AACTATGCAGCTGGGAATCCTGCTTCTGTGTTGTACATAAAGAACTTGGCCAAGGACGTCGCTGTTGATGACTTCTACTTTATATTTG GATCATTGTTTGGAAGCATTGATGCAGCTAAATCTTGCCTCAGTGTGAAGTTAATGCAG GAGGGTAGGATGAGGGGCCAAGCTTTTGTAACATTTCCATCAACAGAACTTGCCCATCATGCTCTG TGTCGATAG
- the LOC119993617 gene encoding U11/U12 small nuclear ribonucleoprotein 65 kDa protein isoform X1, with product MQMQQIRNQGTERASSVESESETVVTLLIKHLPDAIPHETLSRLFSHYGASSVRPCSTGRMRNCAFVDFKNEPLAYQAQRQLNGLRFLGKVLSVERATKANRDNRQQLSEPQLQKDFAQTISSTKDGSVAKDPSDVSVLKALPVSEPVAPRLGVDYPFPPHFEYAYPPPDGNILTNIVNALIAVPRFYTQVLHLMNKMNIPAPFRMALPTPPLPSSAPEEPPPPPPTVDAKPHSQDLSSDESEMESSDEEVSDKASGAAKSARKRIRREAIVGPGVDKDVAHEAVGLKPATLVPKEIPVIKKKNPVLQIKIVPKVSQVENMDDSIMKEPDEPVKEELDYKPYATPEELESGKLPPEQILSLPMFKNYAAGNPASVLYIKNLAKDVAVDDFYFIFGSLFGSIDAAKSCLSVKLMQEGRMRGQAFVTFPSTELAHHALNLVNGYVLKGKPVIIQFGRNPSAAKAT from the exons ATGCAGATGCAGCAAATTAGGAATCAAGGCACAGAAAGAGCAAGCTCTGTGGAATCGGAATCAGAAACTGTAGTGACCCTTCTGATAAAGCACCTTCCTGATGCCATTCCTCATGAAACCCTCTCTCGTCTCTTCTCCCATTATGGCGCTTCCTCTGTTCGTCCTTGCTCGACTGGGCG AATGAGAAATTGCGCATTTGTGGATTTTAAAAATGAACCATTGGCTTACCAAGCACAACGTCAATTAAACGG GCTGAGGTTTCTTGGTAAAGTTTTATCAGTTGAGAGAGCCACTAAGGCAAACAGAGATAACAGGCAGCAGTTAAGTGAACCTCAATTGCAGAAGGATTTTGCGCAAACTATCTCTTCAACTAAGGATGGTTCTGTGGCCAAAGATCCCAGTGATGTTTCAGTGTTAAAAGCCCTACCTGTTAGTGAACCTGTTGCTCCAAGACTTGGTGTAGACTATCCATTTCCTCCTCACTTCGA GTACGCTTACCCTCCACCAGATGGAAACATTTTGACCAACATTGTAAATGCTCTTATTGCCGTCCCTCGCTTCTATACACAG GTATTACACTTGATGAACAAAATGAATATTCCAGCTCCGTTCCGCATGGCCTTGCCCACTCCGCCTTTGCCATCTTCAGCACCCGaagaaccaccaccacctcccccTACTGTAGATGCAAAGCCTCATTCACAAGATCTATCTAGTGATGAGTCAGAAATGGAATCTTCAGATGAG GAGGTCAGTGATAAAGCTTCAGGAGCAGCAAAGTCTGCCAGAAAGCGTATTCGTCGAGAAGCAATTGTAGGTCCTGGAGTAGATAAAGATGTGGCTCATGAGGCTGTTGGACTGAAACCTGCCACTCTGGTCCCGAAAGAAATCCCTGTTATTAAAAAGAAGAATCCTGTATTGCAG ATCAAAATCGTTCCCAAGGTAAGTCAAGTTGAAAATATGGATGATAGCATTATGAAGGAACCAGATGAGCCTGTGAAAGAGGAATTGGACTATAAACCTTATGCAACCCCGGAAGAACTTGAAAGCGGAAAGTTGCCTCCAGAACAAATTTTATCCCTTCCAATGTTTAAg AACTATGCAGCTGGGAATCCTGCTTCTGTGTTGTACATAAAGAACTTGGCCAAGGACGTCGCTGTTGATGACTTCTACTTTATATTTG GATCATTGTTTGGAAGCATTGATGCAGCTAAATCTTGCCTCAGTGTGAAGTTAATGCAG GAGGGTAGGATGAGGGGCCAAGCTTTTGTAACATTTCCATCAACAGAACTTGCCCATCATGCTCTG AATCTGGTGAATGGGTACGTGCTCAAAGGCAAACCAGTGATCATACAGTTCGGCCGGAATCCCTCAGCTGCTAAAGCAACTTAG
- the LOC119993617 gene encoding U11/U12 small nuclear ribonucleoprotein 65 kDa protein isoform X5, giving the protein MQMQQIRNQGTERASSVESESETVVTLLIKHLPDAIPHETLSRLFSHYGASSVRPCSTGRMRNCAFVDFKNEPLAYQAQRQLNGYAYPPPDGNILTNIVNALIAVPRFYTQVLHLMNKMNIPAPFRMALPTPPLPSSAPEEPPPPPPTVDAKPHSQDLSSDESEMESSDEEVSDKASGAAKSARKRIRREAIVGPGVDKDVAHEAVGLKPATLVPKEIPVIKKKNPVLQIKIVPKVSQVENMDDSIMKEPDEPVKEELDYKPYATPEELESGKLPPEQILSLPMFKNYAAGNPASVLYIKNLAKDVAVDDFYFIFGSLFGSIDAAKSCLSVKLMQEGRMRGQAFVTFPSTELAHHALNLVNGYVLKGKPVIIQFGRNPSAAKAT; this is encoded by the exons ATGCAGATGCAGCAAATTAGGAATCAAGGCACAGAAAGAGCAAGCTCTGTGGAATCGGAATCAGAAACTGTAGTGACCCTTCTGATAAAGCACCTTCCTGATGCCATTCCTCATGAAACCCTCTCTCGTCTCTTCTCCCATTATGGCGCTTCCTCTGTTCGTCCTTGCTCGACTGGGCG AATGAGAAATTGCGCATTTGTGGATTTTAAAAATGAACCATTGGCTTACCAAGCACAACGTCAATTAAACGG GTACGCTTACCCTCCACCAGATGGAAACATTTTGACCAACATTGTAAATGCTCTTATTGCCGTCCCTCGCTTCTATACACAG GTATTACACTTGATGAACAAAATGAATATTCCAGCTCCGTTCCGCATGGCCTTGCCCACTCCGCCTTTGCCATCTTCAGCACCCGaagaaccaccaccacctcccccTACTGTAGATGCAAAGCCTCATTCACAAGATCTATCTAGTGATGAGTCAGAAATGGAATCTTCAGATGAG GAGGTCAGTGATAAAGCTTCAGGAGCAGCAAAGTCTGCCAGAAAGCGTATTCGTCGAGAAGCAATTGTAGGTCCTGGAGTAGATAAAGATGTGGCTCATGAGGCTGTTGGACTGAAACCTGCCACTCTGGTCCCGAAAGAAATCCCTGTTATTAAAAAGAAGAATCCTGTATTGCAG ATCAAAATCGTTCCCAAGGTAAGTCAAGTTGAAAATATGGATGATAGCATTATGAAGGAACCAGATGAGCCTGTGAAAGAGGAATTGGACTATAAACCTTATGCAACCCCGGAAGAACTTGAAAGCGGAAAGTTGCCTCCAGAACAAATTTTATCCCTTCCAATGTTTAAg AACTATGCAGCTGGGAATCCTGCTTCTGTGTTGTACATAAAGAACTTGGCCAAGGACGTCGCTGTTGATGACTTCTACTTTATATTTG GATCATTGTTTGGAAGCATTGATGCAGCTAAATCTTGCCTCAGTGTGAAGTTAATGCAG GAGGGTAGGATGAGGGGCCAAGCTTTTGTAACATTTCCATCAACAGAACTTGCCCATCATGCTCTG AATCTGGTGAATGGGTACGTGCTCAAAGGCAAACCAGTGATCATACAGTTCGGCCGGAATCCCTCAGCTGCTAAAGCAACTTAG
- the LOC119993617 gene encoding U11/U12 small nuclear ribonucleoprotein 65 kDa protein isoform X2 yields MQQIRNQGTERASSVESESETVVTLLIKHLPDAIPHETLSRLFSHYGASSVRPCSTGRMRNCAFVDFKNEPLAYQAQRQLNGLRFLGKVLSVERATKANRDNRQQLSEPQLQKDFAQTISSTKDGSVAKDPSDVSVLKALPVSEPVAPRLGVDYPFPPHFEYAYPPPDGNILTNIVNALIAVPRFYTQVLHLMNKMNIPAPFRMALPTPPLPSSAPEEPPPPPPTVDAKPHSQDLSSDESEMESSDEEVSDKASGAAKSARKRIRREAIVGPGVDKDVAHEAVGLKPATLVPKEIPVIKKKNPVLQIKIVPKVSQVENMDDSIMKEPDEPVKEELDYKPYATPEELESGKLPPEQILSLPMFKNYAAGNPASVLYIKNLAKDVAVDDFYFIFGSLFGSIDAAKSCLSVKLMQEGRMRGQAFVTFPSTELAHHALNLVNGYVLKGKPVIIQFGRNPSAAKAT; encoded by the exons ATGCAGCAAATTAGGAATCAAGGCACAGAAAGAGCAAGCTCTGTGGAATCGGAATCAGAAACTGTAGTGACCCTTCTGATAAAGCACCTTCCTGATGCCATTCCTCATGAAACCCTCTCTCGTCTCTTCTCCCATTATGGCGCTTCCTCTGTTCGTCCTTGCTCGACTGGGCG AATGAGAAATTGCGCATTTGTGGATTTTAAAAATGAACCATTGGCTTACCAAGCACAACGTCAATTAAACGG GCTGAGGTTTCTTGGTAAAGTTTTATCAGTTGAGAGAGCCACTAAGGCAAACAGAGATAACAGGCAGCAGTTAAGTGAACCTCAATTGCAGAAGGATTTTGCGCAAACTATCTCTTCAACTAAGGATGGTTCTGTGGCCAAAGATCCCAGTGATGTTTCAGTGTTAAAAGCCCTACCTGTTAGTGAACCTGTTGCTCCAAGACTTGGTGTAGACTATCCATTTCCTCCTCACTTCGA GTACGCTTACCCTCCACCAGATGGAAACATTTTGACCAACATTGTAAATGCTCTTATTGCCGTCCCTCGCTTCTATACACAG GTATTACACTTGATGAACAAAATGAATATTCCAGCTCCGTTCCGCATGGCCTTGCCCACTCCGCCTTTGCCATCTTCAGCACCCGaagaaccaccaccacctcccccTACTGTAGATGCAAAGCCTCATTCACAAGATCTATCTAGTGATGAGTCAGAAATGGAATCTTCAGATGAG GAGGTCAGTGATAAAGCTTCAGGAGCAGCAAAGTCTGCCAGAAAGCGTATTCGTCGAGAAGCAATTGTAGGTCCTGGAGTAGATAAAGATGTGGCTCATGAGGCTGTTGGACTGAAACCTGCCACTCTGGTCCCGAAAGAAATCCCTGTTATTAAAAAGAAGAATCCTGTATTGCAG ATCAAAATCGTTCCCAAGGTAAGTCAAGTTGAAAATATGGATGATAGCATTATGAAGGAACCAGATGAGCCTGTGAAAGAGGAATTGGACTATAAACCTTATGCAACCCCGGAAGAACTTGAAAGCGGAAAGTTGCCTCCAGAACAAATTTTATCCCTTCCAATGTTTAAg AACTATGCAGCTGGGAATCCTGCTTCTGTGTTGTACATAAAGAACTTGGCCAAGGACGTCGCTGTTGATGACTTCTACTTTATATTTG GATCATTGTTTGGAAGCATTGATGCAGCTAAATCTTGCCTCAGTGTGAAGTTAATGCAG GAGGGTAGGATGAGGGGCCAAGCTTTTGTAACATTTCCATCAACAGAACTTGCCCATCATGCTCTG AATCTGGTGAATGGGTACGTGCTCAAAGGCAAACCAGTGATCATACAGTTCGGCCGGAATCCCTCAGCTGCTAAAGCAACTTAG
- the LOC119993617 gene encoding U11/U12 small nuclear ribonucleoprotein 65 kDa protein isoform X4, translating into MRNCAFVDFKNEPLAYQAQRQLNGLRFLGKVLSVERATKANRDNRQQLSEPQLQKDFAQTISSTKDGSVAKDPSDVSVLKALPVSEPVAPRLGVDYPFPPHFEYAYPPPDGNILTNIVNALIAVPRFYTQVLHLMNKMNIPAPFRMALPTPPLPSSAPEEPPPPPPTVDAKPHSQDLSSDESEMESSDEEVSDKASGAAKSARKRIRREAIVGPGVDKDVAHEAVGLKPATLVPKEIPVIKKKNPVLQIKIVPKVSQVENMDDSIMKEPDEPVKEELDYKPYATPEELESGKLPPEQILSLPMFKNYAAGNPASVLYIKNLAKDVAVDDFYFIFGSLFGSIDAAKSCLSVKLMQEGRMRGQAFVTFPSTELAHHALNLVNGYVLKGKPVIIQFGRNPSAAKAT; encoded by the exons ATGAGAAATTGCGCATTTGTGGATTTTAAAAATGAACCATTGGCTTACCAAGCACAACGTCAATTAAACGG GCTGAGGTTTCTTGGTAAAGTTTTATCAGTTGAGAGAGCCACTAAGGCAAACAGAGATAACAGGCAGCAGTTAAGTGAACCTCAATTGCAGAAGGATTTTGCGCAAACTATCTCTTCAACTAAGGATGGTTCTGTGGCCAAAGATCCCAGTGATGTTTCAGTGTTAAAAGCCCTACCTGTTAGTGAACCTGTTGCTCCAAGACTTGGTGTAGACTATCCATTTCCTCCTCACTTCGA GTACGCTTACCCTCCACCAGATGGAAACATTTTGACCAACATTGTAAATGCTCTTATTGCCGTCCCTCGCTTCTATACACAG GTATTACACTTGATGAACAAAATGAATATTCCAGCTCCGTTCCGCATGGCCTTGCCCACTCCGCCTTTGCCATCTTCAGCACCCGaagaaccaccaccacctcccccTACTGTAGATGCAAAGCCTCATTCACAAGATCTATCTAGTGATGAGTCAGAAATGGAATCTTCAGATGAG GAGGTCAGTGATAAAGCTTCAGGAGCAGCAAAGTCTGCCAGAAAGCGTATTCGTCGAGAAGCAATTGTAGGTCCTGGAGTAGATAAAGATGTGGCTCATGAGGCTGTTGGACTGAAACCTGCCACTCTGGTCCCGAAAGAAATCCCTGTTATTAAAAAGAAGAATCCTGTATTGCAG ATCAAAATCGTTCCCAAGGTAAGTCAAGTTGAAAATATGGATGATAGCATTATGAAGGAACCAGATGAGCCTGTGAAAGAGGAATTGGACTATAAACCTTATGCAACCCCGGAAGAACTTGAAAGCGGAAAGTTGCCTCCAGAACAAATTTTATCCCTTCCAATGTTTAAg AACTATGCAGCTGGGAATCCTGCTTCTGTGTTGTACATAAAGAACTTGGCCAAGGACGTCGCTGTTGATGACTTCTACTTTATATTTG GATCATTGTTTGGAAGCATTGATGCAGCTAAATCTTGCCTCAGTGTGAAGTTAATGCAG GAGGGTAGGATGAGGGGCCAAGCTTTTGTAACATTTCCATCAACAGAACTTGCCCATCATGCTCTG AATCTGGTGAATGGGTACGTGCTCAAAGGCAAACCAGTGATCATACAGTTCGGCCGGAATCCCTCAGCTGCTAAAGCAACTTAG